The proteins below are encoded in one region of Styela clava chromosome 4, kaStyClav1.hap1.2, whole genome shotgun sequence:
- the LOC120327190 gene encoding uncharacterized protein LOC120327190: MDDSVEVFWDHDSPTPAAWRLLQGPSHNDEDVHCSPQLPRTKRLTPRPRVSTDNYTRYEESRKEVDQIINALRRASRDYETATSNVGKRLIIPELPEEEESEDERQFDTVPFQVKKPLINTSMDLLFDMSGNGEELASTAKSTNKATLPPRKSPYSPSADAWTDDDLFADDSLMLEVDNASIPTKSMKMTPGRHSTAQKSSTPVITAKSGHRMLQNDVQTSSTSNAKGFLDFFMDEGRPAKPSPQKEKKVLSQKNNYKFVPKSNSSDTRKSVLRNSTSSQNVSSSTNSKPVLSNGKLHNVHSMTVVTKATSTTNSASTMHTSKSLSSNNFNLKQTSNKPAIQSVGTVANGAHNSSIPPEVLEELIMEDSWTEDENQEISKNSNSTSVLKHKPISATAQNLPNTSGHRNNSYKFTRSEKVDLNKKSLPQSRPTTSYHSVTVKNNSGNRRKSVACKKDVSSDGFSSEDDDMLLEAVAITESQQSSSSKGSSQGINSSNKSGSTSLPAQSTKQSNKAALTSSQPKCSALEIERKKKLAKERRMQRLKQNQFKK, translated from the exons ATGGATGACAGTGTGGAAGTCTTCTGGGATCATGACTCCCCTACACCTGCTGCATGGAGATTGTTACAAG GTCCAAGTCACAATGATGAAGATGTTCATTGCAGCCCCCAATTACCAAGGACAAAG AGATTAACCCCAAGACCTAGAGTGTCAACAGATAACTACACAAGGTATGAAGAATCAAGAAAAGAAGTTGATCAGATCATAAATGCACTGAGGCGAGCGTCAAGAGATT ATGAAACAGCAACATCAAATGTTGGAAAAAGATTAATCATTCCTGAGTTACCGGAAGAGGAAGAAAGTGAAGATGAACGACAATTTGATACTGTGCCTTTTCAAG TAAAAAAGCCTCTTATCAATACATCAATGGATCTATTATTTGATATGTCAGGAAATGGAGAAGAACTAGCTTCTACTGCCAAAAGCACCAATAAAG CTACACTACCTCCACGAAAATCACCCTATTCTCCCAGTGCTGATGCATGGACAGATGATGATTTATTTGCAGACGATTCATTGATGTTGGAAGTTGATAATGCATCTATTCCTACA AAATCAATGAAGATGACTCCAGGAAGGCATTCAACTGCTCAAAAATCAAGCACTCCCGTTATTACAGCAAAATCAGGTCACAGAATGCTTCAGAATGACGTTCAAACTAGTTCCACTAGCAATGCAAAAGGATTCTTAGACTTTTTTATGGATGAAGGCAGGCCAGCGAAGCCAAGTCCACAAAAGGAAAAAAAAGTGTTATCGCAGAAAAATAACTATAAGTTTGTTCCAAAAAGTAATTCTTCTGATACACGGAAAAGTGTACTACGGAACAGTACATCCTCACAGAATGTGTCATCTAGTACAAATTCCAAACCAGTGTTATCTAATGGAAAATTACATAACGTGCACAGTATGACTGTAGTAACTAAAGCAACTTCGACAACTAATAGTGCTTCAACAATGCATACTTCAAAATCTCtgtcatcaaataattttaatttaaaacagaCATCTAACAAACCGGCAATTCAGTCAGTAGGAACTGTTGCAAATGGGGCACATAATTCAAGTATTCCTCCAGAGGTGCTAGAAGAACTAATCATGGAAGACAGTTGGACAGAAGATGAAAACCAAGAAATCAGTAAAAACTCAAATTCAACAAGTGTATTAAAACACAAGCCTATAAGTGCAACAGCGCAAAACCTCCCTAATACATCTGGACATAGAAATAACTCGTATAAATTTACGAGATCGGAGAAAGtcgatttaaataaaaagtcACTACCTCAAAGTAGGCCTACAACAAGTTATCATAGTGTTACTGTAAAAAATAATTCTGGAAATAGGAGAAAATCGGTTGCGTGTAAGAAGGATGTGTCAAGTGATGGGTTCTCGTCTGAAGATGACGATATGTTGTTGGAAGCAGTTGCAATAACAGAATCTCAACAATCTTCTTCTTCGAAAG GCTCATCTCAAGGTATCAACTCATCCAATAAAAGTGGTTCTACATCATTGCCTGCACAAAGTACGAAACAGTCTAACAAAGCTGCCCTTACCTCCTCTCAACCGAAATGTAGTGCTTTGGAAATAGAACGAAAAAAGAAGTTAGCCAAGGAAAGGAGAATGCAGAGATTGAAAcaaaatcaattcaaaaaatag
- the LOC120327208 gene encoding 28S rRNA (uridine-N(3))-methyltransferase-like encodes MSLSEFADQVNQKPLKRHKKDEFLKQKVQRKKFKAERKLKKLEKQIVKKKSQTQDMIVISEEDDEAETNGRDYTISIALPGSILDNAQSPELRSYLAGQIARACAIYQVDEVVVFNEADSDKKESVEGEFKGVGKKGDGCVQLARILQYLECPQYLRKFFFPKHPDLQYAGLLNPLDSPHHMRIDEDVPFREGVVLDRPTKEGKGSFVNCGAVKNVQIDKKLQSNVRVTVQMLENKEESPKYFRGKAVSPTTPRLKHGLYWGYSVRLAPNLSSVFTQCSIADKYDIMIGTSERGESIDDFYLPSFKHLLIVFGGVKGLEESLSADEDLDEVDDPSCLFHHYLNTCPNQGSRTIRTEEAILITLSALRPKVMQSIAIK; translated from the exons ATGTCATTGTCTGAATTTGCTGACCAAGTAAATCAAAAGCCACTCAAACGTCATAAGAAGGACGAGTTTTTGAAGCAAAAAGTTCAGAGGAAAAAGTTTAAAGCAGaaaggaaattgaaaaaattagaaaaacagATTGTGAAAAAGAAATCACAAACACAGGATATGATTGTGATTTCAGAGGAAGATGACGAAGCAGAAACAAATGGAAGAGATTACACAATTAGTATTGCTCTTCCTGGTTCAATTTTAGACAACGCTCAATCTCCAGAATTGAGGAGCTACCTAGCTGGACAAATTGCTCGAGCATGTGCAATTTATCAG GTGGATGAGGTAGTTGTGTTTAATGAAGCAGACTCTGACAAAAAGGAAAGCGTCGAAGGAGAGTTCAAAGGAGTAGGAAAGAAAGGTGACGGATGTGTTCAACTCGCTAGAATCCTACAATATTTAGAGTGTCCTCAATATCTGAGAAAATTTTTCTTTCCCAAGCATCCAGACCTGCAGTATGCTGGATTACTGAATCCCCTTGACAGTCCCCATCACATGAGAATTGATGAAGATGTTCCATTTAGGGAAGGTGTCGTTTTAGATCGTCCGACCAAAGAGGGAAAAGGTTCTTTCGTGAACTGTGGTGCTgttaaaaatgttcaaatcgacaaaaaattacaaagcaATGTAAGAGTGACTGTTCAAATGTTGGAAAACAAAGAAGAATCTCCAAAATATTTTAGAGGCAAAGCAGTGAGCCCAACAACCCCACGTTTAAAACATGGATTGTATTGGGGTTATAGTGTAAGACTTGCACCCAATCTCAGTTCTGTTTTCACTCAGTGCTCCATAGCTGATAAATATGACATCATGATTGGGACTTCAGAACGTGGTGAATCAATAGATGATTTTTATTTGCCATCGTTCAAACATCTATTAATAGTTTTTGGTGGGGTCAAAGGTCTGGAAGAAAGTTTATCAGCTGATGAAGACTTGGATGAAGTTGATGACCCATCTTGCTTATTTCATCATTACTTGAACACCTGCCCAAACCAGGGTAGCAGGACTATAAGAACTGAAGAAGCTATTTTAATTACGTTGTCTGCACTTCGACCAAAAGTAATGCAATCTATAGCAATAAAGTGA
- the LOC120327209 gene encoding uncharacterized protein LOC120327209 — translation MYNNARLFRRLTWGYYDLIKARLLTQSRCFSLCNFVRAESLKEHSQKPIVTPAEQHGKVADFERALFRRLEQAGFKRSRRFYWTVWTLTAAAVFGGGYLYFFPHKLRQQVVEEVSTVASQSLEDGKIVTKAGQLSKDVLSGILNDKETKVVASDFVKDVIVSDPIKEAAIGTILGLLNDPKVLHLLRIRLSEIILDILQSDTTKQIVISQVNSILQHESVRTSLQKLLQDLIDTKEVKLLMADFFKDVLASDTVKDQGKILGQQVTTDVITSKDIQEQAGIALWSAVKFSVIPNMFKSRSPNKTDDDIDKTETEDNDKKAKADETVDDKEGADSDHHTPQPDVQSSNNDDNVMLYYTKGKTYDGYSIDDVGDT, via the exons ATGTATAATAATGCGAGACTTTTTAGAAGACTAACATGGGGATATTACGATCTCATCAAAGCTCGCTTGTTGACCCAAAGTCGTTGCTTTAGTCTCTGCAATTTTGTGAGGGCAGAATCGCTCAAGGAGCACTCTCAAAAACCAATAGTAACACCCGCTGAACAACATGGAAAGGTGGCAGATTTCGAACGCGCTTTGTTCAGAAGATTAGAGCAAGCTGGATTTAAGAGATCTAGAAGATTTTACTGGACGGTTTGGACGTTAACAGCGGCTGCAG TGTTTGGTGGTGGATATCTCTACTTCTTTCCTCACAAATTACGACAGCAAGTTGTTGAAGAAGTTTCCACCGTAGCTAGTCAGTCATTAGAAGATGGAAAAATTGTTACAAAGGCTGGTCAACTTTCAAAAGATGTTCTCAGTGGAATACTGAATGATAAGGAAACCAAAGTTGTAGCCTCCGATTTTGTCAAAG ATGTAATTGTAAGTGATCCGATCAAAGAAGCTGCGATTGGGACCATTTTGGGCTTGTTGAATGATCCGAAAGTTTTACACCTACTACGAATAAGGCTTTCC GAGATTATACTGGATATTCTTCAAAGTGATACAACAAAACAAATTGTAATTTCACAAGTTAACAGTATTTTACAACATGAAAGTGTAAGAACATCACTTCAGAAGTTGTTGCAAGATCTGATTGACACTAAAGAG GTGAAACTACTGATGGCTGATTTTTTCAAAGATGTTCTTGCGTCTGACACTGTAAAAGATCAGGGAAAAATACTAGGCCAGCAAGTTACAACCGATGTCATTACTAGCAAAGATATACAGGAGCAAGCAGGCATCGCATTATGGTCTGCTGTTAAGTTTTCAGTCATTCCTAATATGTTCAAATCAAGAAGTCCAAATAAAACTGATGATGATATTGATAAAACTGAGACTGAGGACAATGATAAAAAAGCTAAAGCAGATGAAACTGTGGACGATAAAGAGGGTGCAGATTCTGATCATCATACACCTCAACCAGATGTACAATCCTCTAATAATGATGACAATGTTATGTTGTATTATACAAAGGGCAAAACATATGATGGGTATTCAATAGATGATGTAGGAGACACCTAA